From the genome of Streptomyces sp. NBC_01317, one region includes:
- a CDS encoding DUF4240 domain-containing protein, protein MNADSFWQLIEKCRRRARTPDERLTWLRDELSRRPPTEVVRFQMRLDEVTDEAFTWDLWAAADRISGGWCSDDGFRYFGLWMVGLGREAFAQAVADPDALADTPELQHLAARPRELWNDDWPDWESLDYVAMKAYGILTGPNDDGGEAFHKALDAEQSAGAVRSDPLGKQWDARSETEASRRLPRLSAMFPLPPPADDPRRLSPN, encoded by the coding sequence ATGAACGCGGACTCTTTCTGGCAACTCATCGAGAAGTGCCGCCGCCGGGCCCGAACCCCGGACGAACGACTCACATGGCTGCGCGACGAGCTGTCGCGAAGACCGCCGACCGAAGTCGTGCGGTTCCAGATGCGCCTGGACGAGGTGACAGACGAAGCGTTCACGTGGGATCTGTGGGCAGCGGCGGACCGGATCTCCGGCGGGTGGTGTTCGGACGACGGATTCCGCTACTTCGGCCTGTGGATGGTGGGCCTCGGCCGGGAGGCCTTCGCGCAGGCGGTGGCCGATCCCGACGCACTGGCCGACACCCCGGAGCTCCAGCACCTGGCGGCCCGTCCGCGAGAGCTATGGAACGACGACTGGCCCGACTGGGAGTCGCTCGACTATGTCGCCATGAAGGCGTACGGAATTCTGACCGGTCCCAACGATGACGGCGGCGAAGCATTCCACAAAGCACTCGACGCCGAGCAGAGCGCCGGAGCGGTCCGCTCCGATCCGCTCGGAAAGCAATGGGACGCACGCAGCGAGACCGAGGCATCCCGCAGACTGCCAAGACTGAGCGCCATGTTTCCCCTGCCACCCCCTGCCGACGACCCGCGCCGCCTCTCACCGAACTGA
- a CDS encoding barstar family protein: MEGLFGESPRGTYELFGWVPEGSGVPGRAGSRVWLVPDDEALDAWLLEDAESLEQLPGTDSLVLTGLDDYGGPPERYRGRVRVHDGRRRLGSCREFTRVLPSEQVPAPLVLRGLAPSNQLRVALMKGTRRALDLEEAALEIRDDRGEFLTDRLLWAMISAWGPSSCGADLIDLELDGGRFTPVPEYARPVWEQWLAGPPDAANAWAGLDTRRRGAWHDLVRERGCRRSHRDRPAGHAYELDGRHVTDEPALYLALGEAVNGPGGYFGGCLAALDDCLRGTFGYTAPSTLLWRDATTAREHLSHTLTPDGRPYDLFTAVLKTLAEGGMDVTLA; this comes from the coding sequence GTGGAAGGGCTGTTCGGAGAATCCCCGCGTGGGACGTACGAGCTGTTCGGCTGGGTTCCGGAGGGATCCGGCGTGCCCGGTCGGGCCGGCAGCAGGGTGTGGCTGGTGCCGGACGACGAGGCACTCGATGCCTGGCTGCTGGAGGACGCGGAGAGTTTGGAGCAACTCCCCGGGACGGACAGTCTGGTGCTCACGGGCCTGGACGACTACGGAGGTCCGCCCGAGAGGTACAGGGGTCGCGTTCGCGTGCACGACGGGCGTCGCCGGCTGGGCTCCTGCCGGGAATTCACCCGCGTCCTGCCCTCTGAGCAGGTGCCCGCACCACTTGTCCTGCGAGGGCTCGCGCCGAGTAATCAGCTGCGGGTGGCACTGATGAAGGGCACCCGGCGGGCGCTGGATCTGGAGGAGGCCGCTCTGGAGATACGGGACGATCGAGGCGAGTTTCTTACTGATCGGCTGCTGTGGGCCATGATCAGCGCGTGGGGCCCATCCTCCTGCGGGGCGGACCTGATCGACCTGGAGCTGGACGGGGGCCGCTTCACACCCGTACCCGAGTACGCGCGGCCCGTCTGGGAGCAGTGGCTCGCCGGACCACCTGACGCCGCGAATGCCTGGGCCGGTCTCGACACCCGTCGCCGCGGGGCCTGGCACGACCTCGTTCGCGAGCGGGGCTGCCGACGATCCCACCGTGACCGGCCGGCCGGTCACGCCTACGAACTCGACGGCCGGCACGTCACCGACGAGCCAGCTCTCTACCTCGCGCTCGGCGAGGCGGTCAACGGGCCGGGGGGCTACTTCGGCGGCTGCCTCGCCGCCCTCGACGACTGCCTACGCGGCACCTTCGGCTACACCGCCCCCTCCACCCTGCTCTGGCGGGACGCCACGACCGCGCGCGAGCACCTGTCCCACACCCTGACACCGGACGGCCGGCCCTACGACCTGTTCACCGCGGTCCTTAAAACCCTGGCCGAGGGCGGCATGGACGTCACCCTGGCATGA
- a CDS encoding DUF6228 family protein, which produces MSETGQLTWRSPMTSPDGAVDDKPGVTIRSLDNAAVRVRLSETQPFDEGCVQYTVEAWAPGLAARVDEVVAWIWDADLAAFLTELAGDYRGWEGERTWRTHDGDLAVSAVFRAGGQIGLTWTLRPWPDVAGGWTASVTIWLEAGAQMSSLAADVQHFLAEEPQ; this is translated from the coding sequence TTGAGCGAGACCGGACAGCTGACCTGGCGTTCGCCCATGACCTCCCCGGACGGCGCCGTCGACGACAAGCCCGGCGTGACCATCCGTTCCCTGGACAACGCGGCCGTAAGGGTGCGGCTCAGCGAAACGCAGCCGTTCGACGAAGGCTGCGTCCAGTACACGGTCGAGGCCTGGGCTCCCGGCTTGGCCGCGCGTGTCGACGAGGTCGTGGCCTGGATCTGGGACGCCGATCTCGCGGCCTTCCTCACCGAGCTGGCCGGAGACTACCGGGGCTGGGAGGGCGAGCGGACCTGGCGGACACATGACGGAGATCTGGCGGTGTCGGCCGTCTTTCGGGCCGGCGGCCAAATCGGACTGACGTGGACGTTGCGCCCCTGGCCGGATGTCGCGGGAGGATGGACCGCTTCGGTGACCATCTGGCTGGAGGCCGGAGCACAGATGTCCTCCCTGGCAGCAGATGTCCAGCACTTCCTCGCCGAGGAGCCGCAGTGA
- a CDS encoding MFS transporter — MSSAGLASGQPLRSTAFRRFLAGQSISLAGSAMSPVALAFGVLEVTNSAAWLSAVTTAALVPMVAMLLLGGGIADRYRRDTVLCLTSLGAGLTQVGVAFVLLAHQHPAFLLPLSALNGIFQGLTKPALRGIVSNLAVGRGIRQASSLLGSVRNATRILGPTVAGLLTASVGGGWAIAADAASFLLAAAFFARMSLPEPPRRTEGGTTMLAELREGWGYFSSTPWIWTVTSAFAVFNALNLGVWQILGPVIANATIGPEGWGLVLSARGVGALLASVVMVRLTVRRPMVPALSSMTMGAVPLILLGAAANTFWLAAAAFVAGVASEFFTVVWETVNNTHVPERLLSRVGAQDEFWSFVPIPIGQLSTPILAAVFGTATIAVTGGGVAAVAMLVPLLVPSLRRIEIK; from the coding sequence GTGTCCAGTGCCGGCCTCGCGTCCGGGCAGCCGCTCCGCTCTACGGCTTTTCGCCGGTTCCTGGCGGGCCAGTCGATCTCCCTGGCTGGCAGCGCCATGTCGCCTGTCGCCCTGGCCTTCGGCGTCTTGGAGGTCACCAACAGTGCGGCCTGGCTGTCCGCAGTCACCACTGCGGCCTTGGTCCCGATGGTCGCGATGCTTCTCCTCGGTGGTGGTATCGCCGACCGCTACCGGCGCGACACCGTGCTGTGTCTCACCAGTCTGGGCGCCGGTCTCACACAGGTTGGCGTCGCGTTCGTCCTGCTGGCCCACCAGCATCCGGCGTTCCTGCTGCCGCTCTCTGCCCTCAACGGCATCTTTCAGGGACTGACCAAGCCCGCGTTGCGCGGCATCGTCTCGAATCTGGCGGTGGGACGAGGCATCCGGCAGGCCAGTTCCTTGCTGGGGTCTGTCAGGAACGCCACTCGCATCCTTGGCCCGACCGTGGCCGGCCTGTTGACCGCTTCCGTGGGTGGCGGCTGGGCGATCGCCGCGGACGCCGCCTCCTTCCTTCTTGCGGCCGCATTCTTCGCGCGTATGTCGCTGCCTGAACCGCCACGGCGTACCGAGGGCGGCACGACGATGCTTGCCGAACTGCGGGAAGGCTGGGGTTACTTCAGTTCGACTCCGTGGATTTGGACGGTCACCTCGGCCTTTGCCGTCTTCAACGCCCTCAACCTGGGGGTCTGGCAGATCCTGGGCCCGGTGATCGCGAACGCCACGATCGGTCCTGAGGGCTGGGGACTTGTGCTGAGCGCCCGCGGTGTTGGAGCTCTGCTGGCCAGTGTGGTGATGGTGAGGCTGACGGTGCGGCGCCCGATGGTGCCCGCGCTGTCCTCGATGACCATGGGCGCCGTTCCGCTGATCCTGCTCGGAGCTGCCGCGAACACGTTCTGGCTGGCCGCGGCGGCGTTTGTGGCAGGGGTGGCCTCGGAGTTCTTCACCGTCGTGTGGGAGACCGTCAATAACACCCACGTTCCCGAGCGGCTGCTCTCCCGGGTCGGCGCCCAAGACGAGTTCTGGTCCTTCGTGCCCATTCCCATAGGTCAGTTGTCCACGCCGATCCTCGCCGCGGTGTTCGGGACAGCGACGATCGCCGTCACCGGCGGCGGGGTTGCGGCGGTGGCGATGCTGGTGCCGCTGTTGGTGCCCTCGCTTCGGCGGATCGAGATCAAGTGA
- a CDS encoding helix-turn-helix domain-containing protein translates to MASLNVGNLGEYLREQRRTARLSLRQLADAAGVSNPYLSQIERGLRKPSADILQQLAKALRISAETLYVQAGMLDERERQELETRAVLLADPSINERQKQVLLQIYESFRKENGFESTVEATLGAKLGADAETVAAALVAEDAEDVEDAEDVEKRR, encoded by the coding sequence ATGGCATCGCTCAACGTCGGCAATCTTGGTGAGTACCTGCGCGAGCAGCGGCGCACGGCGCGGCTGTCCTTGCGGCAGCTCGCTGATGCCGCCGGGGTGTCCAATCCGTACCTCAGCCAGATCGAACGGGGTCTGCGCAAGCCCAGCGCGGACATCCTCCAGCAGCTCGCCAAGGCGTTGCGGATCTCCGCGGAGACGCTGTACGTGCAGGCCGGGATGTTGGACGAGCGGGAGCGGCAGGAGTTGGAGACGCGTGCCGTCCTCCTCGCCGATCCGTCCATAAACGAGCGGCAGAAGCAGGTGCTGCTCCAGATCTACGAGTCCTTCCGCAAGGAGAACGGATTCGAGTCGACGGTCGAGGCGACGTTGGGGGCGAAGCTCGGGGCCGATGCGGAGACGGTTGCCGCCGCCCTTGTCGCCGAGGATGCCGAAGACGTCGAGGATGCCGAAGACGTCGAGAAACGCCGTTGA
- a CDS encoding DUF2516 family protein, which produces MLISGFNNIFGLLSLAMLVFAVVALIFAATARKDAYPAADKKTKSFWLIILGVVVAVDFFLSSIFFLQIAGLVATIVFMVDVRPALRQVSGGGRRSGGSSSDGPYGPYNGGR; this is translated from the coding sequence GTGTTGATCTCAGGGTTCAACAATATTTTCGGCCTTCTCAGCCTCGCGATGCTCGTGTTCGCCGTCGTCGCGCTGATCTTCGCCGCGACGGCCCGCAAGGACGCCTACCCGGCGGCCGACAAGAAGACCAAGAGCTTCTGGCTGATCATCCTCGGTGTGGTGGTGGCCGTGGACTTCTTCCTGTCCAGCATTTTCTTCCTCCAGATCGCCGGGCTCGTCGCCACGATCGTCTTCATGGTCGACGTACGGCCCGCCCTCCGCCAGGTCTCCGGCGGCGGTCGCCGCAGCGGCGGGTCGAGCAGTGACGGTCCCTACGGGCCCTACAACGGCGGTCGGTGA
- a CDS encoding PP2C family protein-serine/threonine phosphatase: MSVPAPVPRQRTSSPTAPAIASPATHPATNPAANRTALPSALPEERRYPASENAKSGDLVLLVIEDDPRRTFTAPEHPEGAGVRVRVRTARNLTEAERLLTDDIHCILVDLALPGSDDSDDLALLKHVLRLAPRHAVLALAAEGDGERAAAAVRVGAQDFLFRDELDGRLLSRAIRYAVERKRADIAQRQLTESRLRAQENARLERGLLPTPLLQGSDLRFAAHYRPGRSRALLGGDFYDTVRTPDGTVHAMIGDVCGHGPDEAALGVELRIAWRALTLAGLSGDRLLSTLQQVLEHERESEEIFATLCTVDIAPDGRRAGLCLAGHPSPLVRRAGTAARLLPYEDGGPALGLLARARWPRLQVELGGAWSLMMYTDGLIEGRVGPGEKQRLGQDGMVEMINRQLAAGLRGDALLEAAVAEARELNGGELTDDVAVLLLDRGE; this comes from the coding sequence ATGTCCGTACCCGCTCCCGTACCGAGGCAGCGCACGAGTTCGCCGACCGCGCCGGCGATCGCCTCACCGGCGACGCATCCGGCGACGAATCCGGCGGCGAATCGGACCGCGCTTCCTTCGGCGCTCCCCGAGGAGCGTCGGTATCCGGCCAGCGAGAACGCCAAGAGCGGCGACCTGGTGCTGCTGGTGATCGAGGACGACCCGCGGCGTACCTTCACCGCCCCCGAGCACCCCGAGGGCGCGGGCGTCCGGGTCCGGGTCCGTACCGCCCGCAACCTCACCGAGGCCGAGCGGCTGCTCACGGACGACATCCACTGCATCCTGGTGGACCTCGCCCTGCCCGGTTCCGACGACAGTGACGACCTGGCCCTGCTCAAGCACGTCCTGCGGCTGGCTCCCCGCCACGCCGTACTGGCGCTGGCGGCGGAGGGCGACGGCGAGCGGGCGGCGGCGGCCGTACGGGTCGGGGCGCAGGACTTCCTCTTCCGCGACGAACTGGACGGGCGGCTGCTGAGCCGGGCGATCCGGTACGCGGTCGAACGCAAGCGCGCCGACATCGCGCAGCGCCAGCTCACCGAGTCGCGGCTGCGCGCCCAGGAGAACGCCCGGCTGGAGCGCGGGCTGCTCCCCACTCCCCTGCTCCAGGGCTCCGACCTGCGCTTCGCGGCCCACTACCGGCCCGGCAGATCGCGGGCGCTGCTGGGCGGGGACTTCTACGACACGGTCCGTACGCCGGACGGCACCGTCCACGCGATGATCGGCGACGTGTGCGGGCACGGCCCGGACGAGGCGGCGCTGGGCGTGGAGCTGCGGATCGCGTGGCGGGCGCTGACGCTGGCGGGGCTGAGCGGGGACCGGCTGCTCTCGACGCTCCAGCAGGTGCTGGAGCACGAGCGGGAGAGCGAGGAGATCTTCGCGACGCTCTGCACGGTCGACATCGCGCCGGACGGCCGGCGGGCCGGGCTGTGCCTGGCCGGGCACCCGTCACCGCTGGTCCGGCGGGCCGGGACGGCGGCGCGGCTGCTCCCGTACGAGGACGGCGGACCGGCGCTGGGCCTGCTGGCGCGCGCCCGCTGGCCCCGGCTCCAGGTCGAGCTGGGCGGGGCGTGGAGTCTGATGATGTACACGGACGGGCTGATCGAGGGGCGCGTGGGCCCCGGCGAGAAGCAGCGGCTGGGTCAGGACGGCATGGTCGAGATGATCAACCGGCAGCTGGCGGCGGGGCTCCGGGGCGACGCGCTGCTGGAGGCGGCGGTGGCGGAGGCGCGGGAGCTGAACGGCGGGGAGCTGACGGACGACGTGGCGGTGCTGCTGCTGGACCGGGGCGAGTGA
- a CDS encoding NlpC/P60 family protein, with the protein MGRRRSAAAAITLVCALAALASPQAMSGAYAAPAPPGPSFSPSAVPPPPVELPPGAGQSGTPGKKSLDDIRIELDALYEKAASATDTYNLADEQYQKLSAEVSTLTQDLVRGQARIDELNKTAGAAARAQYRGGGLPPEAQLVLTDDPGLFLDGVGRLQESQRATHRLIAELTRAQEDLKTYAQDAGTEWAKLEVSRAKKEKAKEEITQQIAAAEKIEAGLEKEDLARLARLQDDAALKAQSAWLGSGALKDINRGASAQGKQAIAFATAQIGKPYVWGAEGPSSYDCSGLTSEAWSAAGRPIPRTSQEQWRQLPRVPVADMRPGDLIIYFEDASHVGMYVGDGTIVHAPRPGRNVTLAGAGTMRILGVVRPDK; encoded by the coding sequence GTGGGCCGACGACGCAGTGCCGCCGCCGCGATCACGCTGGTCTGCGCTCTCGCCGCGCTGGCGTCGCCGCAGGCGATGAGCGGCGCGTACGCGGCCCCCGCGCCGCCCGGTCCCTCGTTCTCCCCGTCCGCCGTGCCGCCGCCGCCCGTCGAACTCCCCCCGGGGGCCGGGCAGTCGGGCACCCCCGGCAAGAAGTCGCTGGACGACATACGGATCGAGCTGGACGCCCTCTACGAGAAGGCCGCGTCCGCGACCGACACGTACAACCTCGCCGACGAGCAGTACCAGAAGCTGTCGGCGGAGGTGTCGACGCTGACGCAGGACCTCGTCCGGGGCCAGGCGCGTATCGACGAGCTGAACAAGACCGCGGGGGCCGCCGCGCGGGCGCAGTACCGGGGCGGCGGGCTGCCGCCCGAGGCGCAGTTGGTGCTCACCGACGACCCCGGCCTCTTCCTGGACGGGGTGGGGCGGCTCCAGGAGAGCCAGCGCGCCACGCACCGCCTGATCGCCGAACTGACGCGGGCGCAGGAGGACTTGAAGACGTACGCGCAGGACGCCGGTACGGAGTGGGCGAAGCTGGAGGTCAGCCGGGCCAAGAAGGAGAAGGCCAAGGAGGAGATCACCCAGCAGATCGCCGCGGCGGAGAAGATAGAGGCCGGCCTGGAGAAGGAAGACCTCGCGCGGCTGGCGAGGCTCCAGGACGACGCGGCCCTCAAGGCGCAGTCGGCGTGGCTCGGGTCCGGGGCGCTCAAGGACATCAACCGCGGGGCGAGCGCCCAGGGCAAGCAGGCGATCGCGTTCGCGACGGCGCAGATCGGGAAGCCGTACGTGTGGGGGGCCGAGGGACCGTCCTCGTACGACTGCTCGGGGCTGACCTCGGAGGCGTGGTCGGCGGCCGGGCGGCCCATCCCCCGTACGTCCCAGGAGCAGTGGCGGCAGCTGCCGCGGGTCCCGGTCGCGGACATGCGGCCCGGCGATCTGATCATCTACTTCGAGGACGCGAGCCATGTGGGGATGTACGTGGGCGACGGCACGATCGTGCACGCGCCGCGGCCGGGGCGGAATGTGACGCTGGCGGGGGCGGGCACGATGCGGATCCTCGGGGTCGTACGGCCGGACAAGTAG
- a CDS encoding class I SAM-dependent methyltransferase has product MAARSTPSSPSSSVPRPVGTVTRGTTHQNRLRRMDRWIAAAHGPALRRSADPVVVDLGYGAAPWTAVELLRRLRAAEPRTEVVGIEIDPARVAAALPYEEDGLRFRHGGFEIPLPADRRPGVGTPLPGFATPLSATRRPVLVRAANVLRQYEEGEVAAVWARLCARLAPDGLLVEGTCDEIGRRHVWVALGPEGPRTVTFATRLGSLGRPSDLAERLPKALIHHNVPGEPVHAFLRDFDRAWAAAAPYASFGARQRWVRAVRDLSADWPVGSDARRWRQGEVTVEWAALAPGGAR; this is encoded by the coding sequence ATGGCCGCGCGCTCGACCCCTTCGTCCCCTTCCTCCTCCGTTCCCCGCCCTGTGGGCACGGTCACACGCGGCACCACCCACCAGAACCGGCTGCGGCGCATGGACCGCTGGATCGCCGCCGCGCACGGGCCGGCCCTGCGGCGCTCGGCCGATCCCGTGGTGGTGGACCTGGGGTACGGGGCGGCGCCCTGGACGGCCGTCGAGCTGCTGCGCCGGCTGCGGGCGGCGGAGCCGCGTACCGAGGTCGTCGGGATCGAGATCGACCCGGCGCGGGTCGCGGCGGCGCTGCCGTACGAGGAGGACGGGCTGCGCTTCCGGCACGGCGGCTTCGAGATACCGCTGCCCGCGGACCGGCGGCCGGGCGTCGGGACACCGCTGCCGGGCTTCGCGACGCCGCTGTCGGCAACCCGGCGGCCGGTGCTCGTCCGGGCCGCCAATGTGCTGCGGCAGTACGAGGAGGGCGAGGTCGCCGCGGTCTGGGCGCGGCTGTGCGCGCGCCTGGCGCCGGACGGGCTGCTGGTGGAGGGGACGTGCGACGAGATCGGGCGGCGGCACGTCTGGGTCGCGCTCGGGCCCGAGGGGCCGCGTACGGTCACCTTCGCGACGCGGCTCGGCTCGCTGGGCCGGCCGTCCGACCTGGCGGAGCGGCTGCCGAAGGCGCTGATCCATCACAACGTCCCGGGCGAACCGGTCCACGCGTTCCTGCGGGACTTCGACCGGGCGTGGGCGGCGGCGGCGCCGTATGCCTCGTTCGGCGCGCGGCAGCGGTGGGTCAGGGCCGTACGGGATCTGTCGGCCGACTGGCCGGTGGGGTCCGATGCGCGGCGGTGGCGGCAGGGAGAGGTGACGGTGGAGTGGGCGGCGCTGGCGCCCGGTGGGGCGCGGTGA